A window of the Ochotona princeps isolate mOchPri1 chromosome 30, mOchPri1.hap1, whole genome shotgun sequence genome harbors these coding sequences:
- the LOC101531191 gene encoding THO complex subunit 7 homolog: MGSVTDDDIIRKRLLIDGDGAGDDRRINVLVKSFVRWCGAGPQDEAHGQYQRLLGTLAQCEFSMGKTLLVHGMNRRERDNYEKIYQDIQENIAGAHEKIVACKKQIVEARQIRKHRQEYDAMARAIEQHPDRQDTLRRLEALGRELEQLSHVRGSVEEKLELRRKQFHALLSNIYELQQTLEKDQKLPEVEARRPSAEAAPKG; this comes from the coding sequence ATGGGCTCCGTGACCGACGACGACATCATTCGCAAGCGGCTGCTCATCGACGGCGACGGCGCGGGCGACGACCGCAGGATCAACGTGCTGGTCAAGAGCTTCGTGCGGTGGTGCGGCGCGGGGCCGCAGGACGAGGCCCACGGGCAGTACCAGCGGCTGCTGGGCACGCTGGCGCAGTGCGAGTTCTCCATGGGCAAAACCCTGCTGGTGCACGGCATGAACCGCCGGGAGAGGGACAATTACGAAAAGATTTACCAGGACATACAGGAGAACATCGCTGGAGCGCACGAGAAAATCGTGGCGTGCAAGAAGCAGATTGTGGAGGCCAGGCAGATCCGGAAGCACCGGCAGGAGTACGACGCCATGGCCAGGGCCATCGAGCAGCACCCGGACCGGCAGGACACGCTGCGGAGGCTCGAGGCCCTggggagggagctggagcagctctCGCACGTCCGGGGCAGCGTGGAGgagaagctggagctgaggcgCAAGCAGTTCCACGCTCTGCTGAGTAACATCTACGAACTCCAGCAGACGCTGGAGAAGGACCAGAAGCTCCCGGAGGTGGAGGCGCGCAGGCCGAGCGCCGAGGCAGCCCCGAAGGGCTGA